The Ferrimonas balearica DSM 9799 genome includes the window CACGGCCAGCGGCCCGATCAAAGGGACCTGGGAGAACGGTGTGGTGGATTACCGCCAAATCGCCAATGAGTTCTCCGGCCCAGATTGGCAGCATAGTTATGATGAATCCGCCGAAGCGCCCTACGCGTTCCACCCCGCTACCGGCTCCCTGGTCACTTACGATAATCCGCGCTCGGTGATTGCCAAGGGGGAGTACGTGCTGGCCAACGACCTCGGTGGCCTGTTCGCCTGGGAGATCGACGCCGACAATGGCGACATTCTCAATGCGATGAATCAGGGGCTGGGCCACGACGATGGCAGCGGACCCGCACCGAACCGGGCTCCGATTGCCAACGCAGGCGCCGATCAAACGGTCGTCGGCCCGGCACAGATTACCTTGCGTGGCAGTCAGTCCCGAGACCCGGATGGCGACCCACTGAGCTACCAATGGGCACAGAGCAGCGGACCTGTGGTTACCCTGAGTGACGCAAATTCCGCCAATACCAGCTTCTCACTGGCGGCCACAGACGAGACGGTTCAATATGGCTTTACTCTGACCGTCACCGATCCGGATGGCCTCTCCGCCAGCGACAGCGTTATCATCACCAACCAACCGGAAACGCCCAACCAAGCACCAACCGTGGTGCTGCCAGCACAGGTGACTGCGACCTCCGGTGCCAGCCTGAGCCTTACCGCCGAAGCCAACGATCCGGACGGCAACCCTCTGATCTATCAATGGCGACTGCCAACTGGCCTCAACAGCAACAGTCTGAACCAGAGCACCCTGACACTGACGGCTCCGGTTGTGACCGAACCCACGACCTTCACCATCGAGGTGCTGGTCTCTGACGGCAGTCTCGATGCCCGCGCCAGCACCCAACTGACCGTTACGCCAAGCGACAACAGCGGCGGCAATGGCGGCGGCAATGGCAGTTGTGCCACTACCGATCCGAACGCCAGCCAACTGCAGGCCTGGTCCGCCGACGCCATCTATGTTGGCGGCGACAGGGTTAACTATCAGCAGTTGATCTGGGAAGCGAAATACTGGATTCGGCATGACGCGCCCAGCCTCTCCCACGATGCCTGGACCTTAGTCAGTGATGTGGAGTTCGGATGGTCTGCGGATGTGGTCTATAACGGCGGTTCGACTGTGGACCATCAGGGCCGCCGTTGGCAAGCGGCCTGGTGGACCCGCGGGGACGAACCGGGCACCACCGGCGTTTGGAAAGATATCGGCCCGGCCAGTTGCCAGTAACCCCGGACAGCCAGGCATAAAAAACGCCGCGCATCTGCGCGGCGTTTTTTTGGGGCCCGGTATCAGGCCAGGTGAGCGCGAACCCGCTCCAGATCTTCCGGGGTGTCCACCCCCGCTGGCGGCGGCTCCACCGCTGCGGCGACGTGGATCTTCTCACTCTGGTACAGCACCCGCAGTTGCTCCAGAGACTCGATGGTCTCCAGCGGACTGACCGGCCAGGCCACGTAGCGACGGATAAAACCGGCTCGGTAGCCGTAGATGCCAACGTGACGCATCGCCCCATCGCTGACGCCCTGGGCTACGGCAAAGCCGTCACGGTCCCACGGAATCGCGGCACGGCTGAAGTAGAGTGCATGACCGTGTTGGTCACACACCACTTTCACCGCATTGGGGTTATGCATCTCTTCGGCGTCTTCAATGGCCACCGCCAGGGTCGCCATGGAGGCACTGCCCTGAGCCAGGTTCTGCGCCAACTGGTGAATGTTGGCGGAGGGGATAAGCGGCTCGTCCCCCTGCACATTCACCACGATGGCATCGTCCGCCAGCGCCAGGGTGTCGACCACTTCGGCCAGGCGTTCGGTACCGCTCTGGTGGTCCGGTGAGGTCATCACCACCTCACAACGACCCGCCAGTGCAGCCTGCACCCGCTCATCGTCGGTGGCCACGATCACCCTCTCAGCACCGGAGGCCAAAGCGCGTTCCACCACGTGCTGAATCATCGGCTTGCCGGCGATATCCACCAGCGGCTTACCCGGCAGGCGGGTAGACGCATAGCGCGCCGGGATCACCACGATAAAGCTCATGCTCAGGCCTCGTCGCGCAGGGGCTCGGCCCGGTCTTCCAGCAGAACCGGAATGCCTTCGGTGATCGGGTACACCAGTCGATCCGCCTTGCAGATCAGGCGGTCGCCTTCACGGTCATATTCCAGCTTACCCTTGCAAACCGGGCAAGCGATGATCTCCAGCAGCTTGTTATCAAAGCCCATCGAGCGATTCCTTCAACTTACGCAAAAATTCGGTATCAAAATTCCGCCCCAAACTAGCAGTAACCGGTAGGTAATACCAGTTGGAGCGGGCAAAGCCGCGACACTTGACCGCGTCTTTTTCGGTCATCACCAGCGACTGGCCAGTGTCGGTCAATT containing:
- the kdsB gene encoding 3-deoxy-manno-octulosonate cytidylyltransferase, which codes for MSFIVVIPARYASTRLPGKPLVDIAGKPMIQHVVERALASGAERVIVATDDERVQAALAGRCEVVMTSPDHQSGTERLAEVVDTLALADDAIVVNVQGDEPLIPSANIHQLAQNLAQGSASMATLAVAIEDAEEMHNPNAVKVVCDQHGHALYFSRAAIPWDRDGFAVAQGVSDGAMRHVGIYGYRAGFIRRYVAWPVSPLETIESLEQLRVLYQSEKIHVAAAVEPPPAGVDTPEDLERVRAHLA
- a CDS encoding Trm112 family protein, with the protein product MGFDNKLLEIIACPVCKGKLEYDREGDRLICKADRLVYPITEGIPVLLEDRAEPLRDEA